In Neofelis nebulosa isolate mNeoNeb1 chromosome 7, mNeoNeb1.pri, whole genome shotgun sequence, the following proteins share a genomic window:
- the LOC131517935 gene encoding olfactory receptor 4L1-like → MNNSVVTEFVLLGLTNTWELEIFFFFIFLLAYAAIVAGNFLIVVTVTFDSHLYSTPMYFLLGNLSFLDMCISTITTPKMVTDFLKENKTISLWGCMAQMFFLHFLGGSEMTLLIVMAVDRYIAICKPLHYTSIMNRRVLMGSVLLSWAVGFVHTMSQMVFTINLPFCGPNIVDDIFCDLPLVLKLACTETYVLELLVTADSGLLSFICFILLLVSYTVILVTVRRRSSGGLSKALSTLSAHITVVTLFFGPIIFIYAWPFSSFSVDKFLSVFYSIITPLLNPIIYTLRNQEMKAAISRLKTKHTHRIKWY, encoded by the coding sequence ATGAATAACTCAGTGGTAACGGAGTTTGTTTTGTTAGGACTCACCAACACTTGGGaacttgaaattttcttttttttcatatttttgttggCCTATGCAGCTATTGTGGCAGGAAACTTTCTCATCGTGGTCACCGTAACCTTTGACTCACATCTGTACTCCACACCAATGTACTTCCTCCTTGGAAATCTCTCCTTTCTGGATATGTGTATTTCTACAATCACAACCCCTAAGATGGTCACAGATTTTCTCAAGGAGAACAAAACTATTTCCTTGTGGGGCTGTATGGCTCAGATGTTCTTCCTCCACTTTTTAGGGGGCAGTGAGATGACTCTTCTCATAGTCATGGCTGTTGATCGGTACATTGCAATATGCAAACCTCTTCACTACACATCCATCATGAACCGCCGGGTcctcatgggctctgtgctgctgtccTGGGCAGTTGGTTTTGTGCATACGATGAGCCAGATGGTTTTTACTATCAACTTGCCCTTCTGTGGTCCCAATATAGTGGACGATATTTTTTGTGACCTTCCCCTAGTTCTAAAACTTGCCTGCACTGAGACCTATGTTCTGGAGTTGCTGGTAACTGCTGACAGTGGACTGTTGTCTTTCATCTGCTTCATACTCTTGCTCGTTTCCTACACTGTCATTCTGGTAACTGTCCGACGTCGATCTTCTGGTGGACTCTCCAAGGCTCTGTCAACACTGTCCGCTCACATTACTGTGGTCACTCTGTTCTTTGGGCCAATTATCTTCATTTATGCTTGGCCATTCAGTAGCTTTTCAGTGGAtaaatttctttctgtgttttattcAATTATTACACCTTTACTGAACCCCATTATTTACACTCTAAGGAATCAGGAGATGAAAGCAGCCATTAGTAGACTGAAGACCAAACACACCCACAGAATAAAGTGGTATTAA